Proteins from one Dehalococcoidia bacterium genomic window:
- a CDS encoding glutamate-5-semialdehyde dehydrogenase, which produces MEKGMRELEVIGKRAKEASRRLTCLSTEIKNQALKEIARSLIESKTEILKANRQDYDEAKASGMNEAMLDRLLLTEERLKSIADDVNSVALLPDPVGEVCDMRTMPNGLLIGKKRVPMGVIAAIYESRPNVTIDIASLCLKSGNAVILRGGKETLRSNIALARVVAAALQQAGVPQGAVQLIEDTDRALVNELLKMRDIIDLVIPRGGAGLIKFVRENAAMPVVAGGIGVCHTYVDKNADLDKAVAIVYNAKVQRPTVCNALDTILVHGEVAAEYLPRVAKELGKAGVELHCDETSLAIFKKIGGLKLVPVVPEDWGKEFLALIAAVRVVDSLDVALEHIETYGSGHSEAIITEDYTSAMRFLNEVDAAAVYVNASTRFTDGSQFGLGAELGISTQKMHARGPMGLKEITSYKWIIYGAGQVRP; this is translated from the coding sequence ATGGAAAAGGGCATGAGAGAACTGGAAGTGATAGGCAAACGGGCTAAAGAGGCTTCGCGCAGGCTGACCTGCCTGTCAACCGAAATAAAAAATCAGGCCTTGAAGGAAATCGCGCGCAGCCTCATCGAAAGCAAGACGGAAATCCTGAAAGCCAACCGGCAGGACTACGATGAGGCTAAAGCATCCGGCATGAACGAGGCTATGCTGGATAGGTTGCTGCTTACCGAAGAACGCCTCAAATCCATAGCCGATGATGTCAACTCAGTAGCCTTGCTACCTGACCCGGTGGGCGAAGTGTGCGACATGCGCACTATGCCTAACGGGCTGCTCATCGGCAAGAAGCGTGTTCCTATGGGCGTTATTGCCGCTATATACGAAAGCCGGCCGAACGTGACCATAGATATTGCTTCGCTATGTCTTAAATCGGGCAATGCCGTAATACTGCGGGGCGGCAAAGAGACGCTGCGCTCCAACATCGCGCTGGCAAGAGTGGTTGCAGCGGCGTTGCAACAGGCGGGTGTCCCGCAGGGCGCGGTACAGCTTATCGAGGACACCGACCGGGCACTGGTGAACGAACTGCTCAAGATGCGCGATATCATCGACCTGGTCATCCCGAGGGGAGGAGCCGGGCTGATTAAGTTCGTGCGCGAGAATGCCGCCATGCCGGTGGTGGCGGGTGGCATCGGGGTGTGCCATACCTACGTGGATAAAAACGCAGACCTTGACAAGGCTGTTGCCATCGTCTACAACGCCAAGGTGCAGAGGCCGACGGTGTGCAATGCGCTGGATACTATCTTGGTGCACGGAGAGGTCGCCGCCGAGTATCTGCCGAGAGTCGCGAAAGAATTGGGCAAGGCAGGCGTCGAGCTGCACTGTGACGAAACCTCGTTAGCAATATTCAAAAAAATCGGCGGCTTGAAGCTGGTCCCAGTCGTGCCTGAGGACTGGGGTAAAGAATTTCTCGCCCTCATTGCGGCGGTAAGAGTGGTAGATTCGCTGGATGTCGCGCTGGAGCATATAGAGACTTACGGCTCGGGACACTCCGAAGCCATCATCACCGAAGACTATACTTCAGCCATGCGTTTTCTCAATGAAGTGGATGCCGCGGCGGTCTATGTCAATGCCAGCACGCGCTTTACCGACGGCAGCCAGTTCGGGCTGGGAGCGGAGCTGGGGATAAGCACGCAGAAGATGCACGCTCGCGGCCCCATGGGGCTGAAAGAGATAACCTCTTACAAGTGGATTATATACGGCGCCGGACAGGTAAGGCCATAG
- a CDS encoding ribonuclease PH, giving the protein MKRFDGRSHDELRPVSITSGFQSFAEGSVLIELGKTRVACSVSVEEKVPPFLKGGGTGWVTAEYAMLPRATLTRSQRESSRGGVSGRSHEIQRLIGRSLRAVTDLSELGERSLIVDCDVLQADGGTRTASITGAYVALYQALHTLANTGVISSIPLKTAVAATSVGIVRGNMLLDLCYDEDCIAEADFNVAMTADGKLVEVQGTAETKPFSRGNLDDMLELAQKGIKELFLAQQSAIDRIKSR; this is encoded by the coding sequence ATGAAGCGCTTCGATGGCCGTTCACACGATGAACTACGCCCAGTAAGCATTACGTCCGGATTTCAAAGTTTTGCAGAAGGTTCCGTTCTTATCGAACTGGGCAAAACCCGCGTCGCCTGCTCGGTAAGCGTGGAGGAAAAAGTCCCTCCTTTCCTCAAGGGCGGGGGCACAGGCTGGGTCACTGCGGAGTACGCCATGCTGCCGCGCGCCACCCTTACCCGCAGTCAGCGCGAATCTTCGAGAGGCGGTGTTTCAGGCCGCAGTCATGAGATTCAGCGCCTTATCGGGCGTTCGCTGCGCGCCGTTACTGACCTGTCCGAACTCGGCGAACGCAGTCTTATCGTCGATTGCGACGTACTGCAAGCAGATGGAGGTACACGTACGGCTTCCATTACGGGGGCTTATGTTGCGCTGTATCAGGCGCTGCATACATTGGCCAACACGGGCGTCATATCCTCCATCCCGCTTAAAACCGCCGTGGCCGCCACCAGCGTCGGCATAGTGCGCGGGAATATGCTGCTCGACCTATGCTATGACGAAGATTGTATAGCCGAAGCCGATTTCAATGTAGCCATGACTGCTGACGGCAAACTAGTAGAGGTCCAGGGCACGGCAGAGACCAAGCCTTTTTCACGCGGCAACCTGGACGATATGCTGGAGCTGGCCCAGAAAGGCATCAAAGAACTATTCCTGGCACAACAATCGGCTATCGACAGAATTAAAAGCAGATAG
- a CDS encoding NUDIX domain-containing protein, translating into MAPDAPGSPQVKHIVTCFLQQNFRILLLKRSQHVSTFKGKWAAVSGYIEAGSDRQSLVEIEEETGLLPTDVMLIKKGDTVEVEDIQSRVRWVVHPYLYKVIGDKPVRIDWEHDEFQWIEPNKLGSFETVLGLAEALSRVYPV; encoded by the coding sequence ATGGCACCAGATGCGCCCGGTTCACCCCAGGTAAAGCACATCGTCACATGTTTTCTCCAGCAAAACTTCCGTATCCTCCTCTTAAAACGCAGCCAGCATGTCAGCACGTTCAAAGGTAAATGGGCTGCCGTTTCCGGCTATATCGAAGCCGGCTCCGACCGCCAGAGCCTCGTCGAGATAGAAGAGGAAACCGGTTTGCTTCCCACCGATGTAATGTTGATTAAAAAAGGAGATACTGTCGAGGTTGAGGATATTCAAAGCAGAGTCCGCTGGGTGGTTCATCCGTATCTCTATAAAGTCATAGGGGATAAGCCCGTGCGCATCGATTGGGAACATGACGAATTCCAATGGATAGAGCCAAATAAGCTAGGCAGTTTCGAGACCGTGCTAGGGCTGGCCGAGGCCTTGTCTAGAGTATATCCTGTTTGA
- a CDS encoding CinA family protein yields the protein MLKLEQEIIDLLRKKGLTLGVTESATGGLISHIITNVPGSSEIYKGSVTAYANQTKTSVLGVKTETLQQYGAVSSQVAEEMALGGCRVLAADICLSDTGIAGPGGATPGKPVGLFYLGLAHRLTAYSQKHLFRGDREDNKERAARAALNWLKTYLLNLG from the coding sequence ATGTTAAAACTGGAACAGGAAATAATTGACCTTCTGCGTAAAAAGGGGCTGACTCTGGGCGTAACCGAATCAGCCACCGGCGGCCTTATATCACACATCATTACCAATGTGCCCGGCAGTTCCGAGATTTACAAGGGCTCTGTCACCGCTTATGCCAACCAGACCAAGACCAGCGTGCTGGGGGTAAAGACAGAGACCCTGCAGCAGTACGGCGCGGTAAGTTCACAGGTGGCCGAGGAAATGGCGCTGGGCGGATGCCGTGTGCTGGCCGCGGATATCTGCCTTTCGGATACTGGCATCGCCGGCCCCGGCGGAGCCACCCCGGGCAAACCCGTCGGACTTTTTTACCTCGGCCTGGCGCACCGCTTGACTGCCTACAGCCAGAAGCACCTTTTCCGCGGGGACCGCGAGGATAACAAAGAACGAGCGGCGCGTGCTGCCCTCAACTGGCTTAAAACCTACCTTCTCAACCTCGGTTAG
- a CDS encoding YggU family protein: MKKDTDAGNEAVFAFRVTPGAKRNSVTALKEGVWCVKITAPPVEGKANEELVSFLSRLFDVRRSSVSVVKGQRSRSKLVCISGLTQKEVSRRLSAELDC; this comes from the coding sequence ATGAAAAAAGATACAGATGCAGGAAATGAGGCGGTATTCGCCTTCAGAGTTACTCCGGGGGCTAAACGTAACTCCGTAACGGCGCTGAAAGAGGGCGTCTGGTGTGTCAAAATAACAGCACCGCCGGTCGAGGGTAAAGCCAACGAGGAACTGGTATCGTTTCTAAGCCGGTTATTCGACGTCCGCAGAAGCAGCGTCAGCGTCGTAAAGGGACAGAGGAGCCGCTCGAAACTTGTGTGTATATCGGGATTGACTCAGAAAGAGGTTAGTCGCAGGCTGTCTGCGGAACTGGACTGTTGA
- a CDS encoding 4Fe-4S dicluster domain-containing protein — MLIPQIDMEKCDGCGLCVGVCQNNGLEMRSELAVFIGGDACTWCGLCEAVCPQDAISCPFDIILDES; from the coding sequence ATGCTGATTCCACAGATTGACATGGAAAAGTGTGACGGTTGCGGTCTGTGTGTCGGAGTCTGCCAGAATAACGGACTGGAAATGCGTAGCGAATTAGCGGTCTTTATCGGAGGAGATGCCTGTACATGGTGCGGCCTGTGCGAAGCGGTATGCCCGCAAGATGCCATCAGTTGTCCCTTTGATATTATCCTTGACGAATCCTGA
- a CDS encoding Crp/Fnr family transcriptional regulator — translation MATKLDFLKASPFFAGFSTANLEALSQRVFEKKLARGEMALNEGAYAGALYFVAEGVVKLFKTSLEGKEQIISLMRPGESFNDVPMFDRGPAPVNAQALGAVLLYGLQREDLDIMLKQYPELSQNVIRILAQRIRYLITLVEDLSFRSVVSRVAKILLKNLGGQASPGPRLTQRDMAAMAGTAREVVSRSLKYLEDEKLIEIRRHQIAIRNKKGLEQVVEPGF, via the coding sequence ATGGCGACCAAACTCGACTTTCTCAAGGCCTCGCCCTTCTTTGCCGGATTTTCAACGGCAAATCTGGAGGCTCTAAGCCAGCGTGTTTTCGAAAAAAAACTCGCCCGCGGTGAAATGGCGCTAAACGAAGGCGCCTACGCCGGGGCGCTTTATTTCGTGGCCGAAGGGGTGGTCAAACTGTTTAAGACTTCACTCGAGGGCAAGGAACAGATAATCAGCCTGATGCGTCCGGGAGAGTCTTTTAACGATGTCCCCATGTTCGACCGCGGCCCGGCCCCGGTCAATGCTCAGGCGCTGGGAGCGGTCTTGCTCTACGGCCTCCAGCGCGAAGACCTCGATATTATGCTCAAGCAATACCCCGAACTCTCACAGAACGTCATCCGTATCCTGGCACAGCGTATCCGCTACCTCATCACTCTGGTGGAGGACCTGTCCTTCCGCAGTGTGGTAAGCCGCGTTGCCAAGATACTCCTGAAAAATCTGGGGGGCCAGGCTTCCCCCGGGCCGCGTCTCACTCAACGCGATATGGCAGCTATGGCCGGCACCGCCAGGGAAGTGGTCAGCCGCTCGTTAAAGTATCTTGAAGATGAGAAATTGATAGAGATACGCCGCCACCAGATTGCCATAAGAAATAAAAAAGGACTGGAGCAGGTAGTAGAGCCCGGATTTTGA
- a CDS encoding leucyl aminopeptidase yields MDIRVKAGKLAQQTADALVAGLFEGEKKLPGDLADLDKALGGVIAQSVKQERLTGKLGESQIFHSTGDLSASLVAIIGLGKKDKFTPDKLRGDVAGLCRTLRQNKAYSIAIQTPGAGITGITPADAAQAITEGAILGLYTFRRHITKKPEYAEVKELTIIAPSAGTTAMKNGVARGRILAEAANLARDMVNEPSNYMTPADIAGIAQDIARKHKLELAVMEKKEMAALGMGGVLSVSQGSSQAPKFIVMRYKGRSTQAVDLALVGKGVTFDSGGISIKPSENMGDMKGDMAGAASVIAAMSAIAQLKPKLNVTAIVAAVENMPSGHAYKPGDVVKAMNGKTIEVITTDAEGRITLADALSYANAKIKAKNILDVATLTGACVVALGHVCSAVFTNKQELADRVVAASKKAGELSWQMPMFEEYKEQNKSDVADMKNTGGRPGGAITAAQFLGEFAGDTPWVHMDIAGVDLSDKEHGYLVKGATGIPVRTLVNLVLNMAQK; encoded by the coding sequence ATGGACATCAGGGTAAAAGCCGGTAAACTGGCGCAGCAGACAGCCGACGCATTGGTGGCAGGACTTTTCGAGGGAGAGAAGAAACTGCCTGGAGATTTAGCCGACCTCGACAAGGCGCTGGGAGGGGTTATTGCTCAATCTGTCAAACAGGAACGGCTCACCGGTAAACTCGGCGAAAGCCAGATTTTCCACAGCACGGGCGACCTTTCCGCCAGCCTGGTCGCTATCATCGGACTGGGCAAGAAAGATAAATTCACTCCCGATAAACTCAGGGGCGATGTCGCAGGTTTGTGCCGCACTCTCAGACAAAATAAAGCTTACTCTATCGCCATCCAAACGCCAGGTGCAGGTATTACCGGAATAACGCCAGCGGACGCTGCCCAGGCTATAACAGAAGGGGCAATCCTCGGCCTTTACACGTTCCGACGTCATATCACCAAGAAGCCGGAATACGCCGAGGTGAAGGAACTCACCATAATCGCCCCGAGTGCAGGCACAACTGCAATGAAAAATGGCGTTGCCAGAGGGAGAATCCTGGCGGAAGCAGCTAATCTGGCCCGCGACATGGTCAATGAACCGAGCAACTACATGACGCCCGCTGACATCGCCGGCATAGCGCAAGATATTGCCAGGAAGCATAAGCTCGAGCTGGCCGTCATGGAAAAGAAAGAAATGGCCGCGCTTGGGATGGGCGGGGTGCTGAGCGTCAGCCAGGGAAGCTCTCAAGCACCAAAATTCATCGTAATGCGCTATAAAGGCCGCTCTACTCAGGCCGTTGACCTGGCGCTGGTGGGCAAAGGCGTCACTTTCGATTCAGGGGGCATCTCTATCAAACCATCCGAGAATATGGGCGATATGAAAGGCGACATGGCCGGCGCCGCCTCCGTAATAGCCGCCATGTCAGCCATCGCACAGCTAAAACCGAAACTCAACGTTACCGCCATAGTGGCAGCAGTTGAAAACATGCCCAGCGGCCACGCCTATAAACCGGGTGACGTGGTCAAGGCCATGAATGGCAAGACCATTGAGGTCATCACCACCGATGCGGAGGGTCGCATAACCCTGGCGGATGCTCTAAGCTATGCTAACGCCAAAATTAAGGCTAAAAATATCCTCGACGTTGCAACACTCACAGGAGCTTGCGTGGTAGCGCTCGGGCATGTCTGCAGCGCTGTTTTCACCAATAAACAGGAATTGGCCGACAGAGTAGTGGCCGCCAGTAAGAAAGCCGGCGAATTAAGCTGGCAGATGCCCATGTTCGAAGAGTATAAAGAACAAAACAAGAGCGATGTGGCCGATATGAAAAATACCGGAGGCAGGCCGGGCGGCGCCATCACGGCGGCGCAGTTCCTAGGCGAATTCGCCGGCGATACTCCTTGGGTGCACATGGATATTGCCGGAGTTGACCTGTCGGACAAAGAACATGGTTATCTCGTCAAGGGCGCTACAGGCATTCCGGTCCGCACACTGGTCAACCTGGTCCTCAATATGGCTCAGAAATAA
- a CDS encoding long-chain fatty acid--CoA ligase — MNLIEMIEEASRLYGKKSAVKHGDRHLSYAELNEASTRFASALHSFGLRKGDRVAMLLGNSIEFVTAYFGIVRMGAVAVLLDPKYKLSELSSLLNDCRPRALVSETACLDSLSPHLEEFETIKLVLNVSHEVHSRAVSLADFLARTTATVEPVRISDNDLAHIAYTSGPSFKPRGIMVSHGNLVEEIRISARSFEQSENDVVMQFALPLHHVIGLAVVMLTSLYCGSTIIILNGVSIDSLTSAIERHRVTMFLGVPFIHAMLLRKIEEEGIKHDLRSLRVCGSAGDVLPWHIVEKYRSLLNLKLINFYGLTETMGHVTCEPLHAPSRPGSVGPALPGWNIKIADAGGIELPAQQPGEVIISGPMMTGYYHKAQATAEAINNGWLHTGDRGVLDEDGFLYILGLQKDMLICKGQNIFPSDIEHVLTRHPSVAQAAVVGVPDKMRGEVVGAAVVLKKGAHASETALLKFCLEHLANYKVPKHFVFWERLPLSADGKVNKPAIREYFEKQAPGSNKED; from the coding sequence ATGAATCTCATTGAGATGATTGAAGAAGCCAGCCGGCTTTACGGCAAAAAAAGCGCCGTCAAACACGGCGACAGGCATCTATCGTACGCCGAACTGAATGAAGCTTCCACTCGCTTCGCTTCGGCCCTGCACTCTTTTGGCCTGCGCAAGGGCGACCGCGTGGCCATGTTACTGGGGAATTCTATCGAATTTGTGACGGCCTATTTCGGTATCGTAAGGATGGGTGCCGTGGCCGTGCTGCTGGACCCTAAATACAAACTGTCCGAACTATCCTCTCTTTTAAATGATTGCCGCCCCCGGGCGCTGGTGAGCGAAACTGCCTGTTTAGATTCTTTATCTCCTCATCTGGAAGAATTCGAGACTATCAAGCTCGTTTTGAATGTCAGCCACGAAGTTCACAGCCGTGCGGTTAGCCTGGCAGATTTCCTGGCGCGCACTACGGCTACGGTTGAGCCTGTCCGCATAAGCGATAACGACCTGGCGCATATCGCTTACACCTCCGGCCCCAGTTTCAAACCCAGGGGCATCATGGTTTCCCATGGAAACCTTGTCGAGGAAATCCGAATTTCGGCCAGGAGTTTTGAACAGAGTGAAAACGATGTGGTGATGCAATTCGCTCTCCCCCTGCATCACGTCATCGGTCTGGCGGTTGTCATGCTCACTTCCCTTTACTGCGGCAGCACTATTATCATTTTGAATGGCGTGTCCATCGATAGTCTCACCTCTGCCATTGAGCGCCACAGGGTTACCATGTTCCTGGGCGTGCCGTTCATACACGCCATGCTGTTGCGCAAAATTGAAGAGGAGGGTATCAAGCACGACCTGAGATCTCTGCGTGTTTGCGGCAGCGCCGGCGACGTCCTGCCTTGGCATATTGTGGAGAAATATCGAAGTCTTCTTAATCTGAAACTCATCAACTTTTACGGCCTGACGGAAACGATGGGACACGTAACCTGCGAACCTCTACATGCGCCATCCAGACCAGGCAGCGTCGGCCCCGCGCTTCCCGGTTGGAATATCAAGATTGCGGATGCCGGAGGCATCGAGCTCCCGGCACAACAACCAGGAGAAGTCATCATCTCCGGCCCCATGATGACGGGCTACTACCACAAGGCGCAGGCTACGGCCGAAGCGATAAATAACGGCTGGCTTCACACCGGCGACAGAGGCGTGCTGGACGAAGACGGCTTTCTATATATCCTGGGATTGCAAAAGGATATGCTCATCTGCAAAGGCCAGAACATCTTCCCCTCGGATATCGAGCATGTCCTCACCCGGCACCCATCTGTAGCACAGGCAGCGGTGGTAGGGGTACCCGACAAAATGCGAGGCGAGGTGGTGGGGGCGGCGGTAGTTTTGAAAAAGGGCGCGCACGCCAGCGAAACAGCGCTGTTGAAATTCTGTCTCGAGCATCTTGCCAATTACAAGGTCCCCAAGCATTTCGTCTTTTGGGAGCGTCTTCCCCTTTCTGCTGACGGCAAGGTAAACAAGCCTGCTATCAGGGAATACTTCGAAAAACAGGCTCCCGGTAGCAATAAAGAAGACTGA
- the thiC gene encoding phosphomethylpyrimidine synthase ThiC — MTQLEMAKEGIISERMEEVARLEGLNADTIRCGVASGIIVIPANINHGRAEARGIGKGLSTKVNANIGTSSDFIDLAVELDKLDIAIEAGADAVMDLSTGGNLAAIRKSILARSSVPIGSVPIYQAGVEAVTKHDAIVKMTADELFDAIADHCRDGVDFITVHCGVTQRVISLLKQQGRVADVVSRGGAFLMGWMLYNQRENPLYEQFDRLLDIAREYDVTLSLGDGLRPGSLADATDRAQIEELVTLGELVQRSRQAGVQVMVEGPGHVPLGQIEANVLMQKRLCQDAPFYVLGPLVTDIAAGYDHITGAIGGAIAAAAGADFLCYVTPAEHLSLPDPEDVRQGVMASRIAAHAADIAKGVKGAAERDRQMSQARKRLDWSEQARLALDPARVQKGHAQHSTSGKACSMCGQFCAMQLVSEQLGVSAPNC; from the coding sequence ATGACGCAGCTTGAAATGGCAAAAGAGGGCATAATTTCAGAGCGTATGGAAGAAGTGGCCCGACTCGAGGGTCTGAATGCCGATACCATACGCTGTGGCGTAGCTTCAGGCATCATTGTCATCCCTGCCAATATCAACCACGGCAGGGCGGAGGCGCGGGGCATCGGCAAGGGACTCAGCACCAAGGTCAACGCCAACATCGGGACATCCTCTGATTTTATTGACCTCGCTGTTGAACTCGATAAACTCGATATCGCCATCGAAGCCGGAGCTGATGCGGTGATGGACCTGAGCACAGGAGGCAACCTTGCGGCTATACGTAAGTCCATTCTTGCCAGAAGCAGCGTGCCCATCGGCAGCGTGCCTATCTATCAGGCGGGGGTCGAGGCTGTAACAAAGCACGACGCCATCGTCAAAATGACGGCTGATGAGCTTTTCGATGCGATAGCGGACCACTGCCGCGACGGCGTCGATTTTATTACGGTGCACTGCGGCGTCACGCAGCGCGTCATCTCCCTTTTAAAGCAGCAGGGACGCGTCGCCGACGTTGTCTCCCGCGGCGGAGCTTTTCTCATGGGCTGGATGCTCTACAACCAGCGCGAAAACCCCCTCTACGAGCAGTTCGACCGCTTACTGGATATTGCCCGGGAGTATGACGTCACCCTCAGTCTGGGCGACGGCTTGCGCCCTGGTTCGCTGGCAGATGCTACCGACCGCGCACAAATCGAAGAACTGGTCACACTGGGCGAGCTGGTGCAGCGTTCGCGCCAGGCAGGCGTACAGGTGATGGTGGAAGGTCCGGGCCACGTGCCGCTGGGCCAGATAGAAGCCAACGTGCTCATGCAAAAACGGCTGTGCCAGGATGCTCCGTTTTACGTGCTCGGCCCGCTGGTGACGGATATCGCCGCCGGATACGACCACATTACCGGCGCGATTGGCGGAGCTATTGCCGCAGCCGCCGGGGCTGATTTCCTGTGTTACGTTACGCCCGCCGAACACCTTTCGCTGCCGGACCCTGAAGACGTACGTCAGGGCGTTATGGCTTCGCGCATAGCCGCCCACGCTGCAGACATCGCCAAAGGCGTCAAAGGCGCCGCCGAGCGCGACCGGCAGATGTCACAGGCCAGAAAACGTCTCGACTGGTCAGAACAAGCCCGTTTGGCGCTTGACCCCGCAAGAGTCCAGAAAGGCCATGCCCAGCATTCGACCTCAGGCAAGGCGTGCAGCATGTGCGGGCAATTTTGCGCCATGCAGCTCGTGTCGGAACAGCTCGGCGTTTCAGCTCCCAACTGCTAG
- the rsmG gene encoding 16S rRNA (guanine(527)-N(7))-methyltransferase RsmG — MELLIAGASRLDLELNPGQISCFQAYYEELADWNSRINLTAITDYHDVQVKHFLDSLTVVLALPKPLPADFKLIDVGSGGGFPGLPIKIMFSQIELVLLESTNKKADFLRHMVQRLGLERVKVVTGRAEETAHLPDYREQFYMAVARGLAEMAALAELTLPFCRVGGRLIAQKKGDIAAELSVAVKAVKILGGGTIEAKSIEIPEFTDSRCLVIVEKVEETPPQYPRRPGIPAKRPL, encoded by the coding sequence ATGGAATTATTGATCGCGGGCGCCTCCCGTTTAGATCTGGAATTGAACCCCGGACAGATAAGCTGTTTTCAGGCTTATTACGAAGAACTTGCCGACTGGAACAGCCGCATAAACTTGACGGCTATCACCGATTACCATGACGTCCAGGTGAAGCATTTCCTCGACTCTCTAACCGTCGTCCTGGCGTTACCCAAACCCCTCCCTGCTGATTTTAAACTTATCGACGTGGGAAGCGGTGGCGGCTTTCCAGGCCTTCCCATAAAAATCATGTTCTCACAGATTGAACTGGTGCTGTTGGAATCCACCAACAAGAAGGCGGATTTTCTAAGACATATGGTTCAGAGGCTGGGGCTTGAACGCGTTAAGGTCGTCACGGGACGCGCCGAAGAAACGGCGCATCTGCCTGATTATCGCGAACAATTTTATATGGCGGTGGCGCGAGGGCTGGCTGAGATGGCGGCCCTGGCCGAGTTGACACTGCCTTTTTGCCGGGTCGGCGGGCGTCTTATCGCTCAAAAGAAGGGCGACATCGCTGCGGAGTTGAGCGTAGCAGTCAAAGCCGTCAAAATTTTGGGAGGGGGAACTATCGAGGCTAAATCCATCGAGATACCCGAGTTTACGGACAGCCGTTGTCTGGTAATCGTCGAAAAGGTTGAGGAAACCCCGCCGCAGTATCCGCGCCGTCCCGGCATTCCGGCCAAACGGCCGCTGTGA